A single region of the Gossypium arboreum isolate Shixiya-1 chromosome 12, ASM2569848v2, whole genome shotgun sequence genome encodes:
- the LOC108477954 gene encoding uncharacterized protein LOC108477954, producing the protein MYVATTKEGIPEDRPWKLNFDEVSNAVGNRIKAILVYPNGDNYPFTCKLDFDCTNNMAEYEACIMGIRAAIEHKINVLEVYADSTLVIYQHKDENQMADALATLASMIRVNKREDMKPIQMSICEAPAHCCNIGEEEERDGCPWYHDILRYVKNRKYSNQATKNEKRILKRLASNYVLNGEILYKKRRRDPV; encoded by the exons atgtatgtggCAACTACTAAAGAGGGCATTCCAGAGGATCGTCCTTGGAAATTGAACTTTGACGAAGTATCAAACGCTGTTGGCAACAGAATTAAGGCAATCCTGGTATACCCAAATGGAGATAATTATCCATTCACTTGCAAATTAGATTTTgactgcacaaacaatatggcggaatacgaagcatgtatcatgggaatcCGTGCAGCCATAGAGCATAAAATCAATGTGTTAGAGGTGTATGCGGATTCTACACTGGTGATCTATCAGCACAAAG atgaaaaccagatggctgaCGCCTTGGCTACATTAGCTTCTATGATCAGAGTAAATAAACGAGAGGATATGAAGCCGATCCAAATGAGTATTTgtgaggctccagctcattgctGCAATATCGGCGAAGAAGAGGAAAGAGATGGTTGTCCTTGGTATCATGATATTCTACGATATGTGAAGAACCGTAAATACTCTAATCAGGCAACTAAAAATGAAAAGAGAATATTGAAGAGGCTAGCCAGTAACTATGTCTTAAACGGAGAGATCCTGTATAAAAAGAGACGGAGAGATCCTGTATAA